The genomic segment GCGTCGGCCGGTTCGGCCTCCGTGACCATCCTGTGCTTCCCGGCAGGTTTCATGTGAGAACGGTATCCGCCTCCGCTGGTCGACCGCAGGGTGTATTCGGCGCGGGTCGTCCCGAGCGGTATCGATCCCGAACCGCCCCCGCGGCATTTAGGGGCTTCGACCGGCAAAGGCCAGCGAAGGGCCACCGGCACGGGGATGCCCTGCACTGGGAATGCGGCCGAAATCACGGTATCCTGACCGTCACGGCGTCGCAGCGAGATGCCTGGCCGCCTCTGCCAAACCCGCCAGGATGCGGTCGCGCACGGCGGGCGCGGTGCAGACATAGGTCGGGCTCGGATGGGGTATCGCCACCACCGGCAGTTCCGGCCTCAAGGCGGAGAGCGGCGCCGACGCCTGGCGCGCAAAGCGCCCGGCCGGCACGACCACCGCGAGCCGCGGCAAGAGTGCAAGCAGCGGCGCGAAGTATGGCGCGGCAGCGCTCGCTTCCGCTCGGCGGGGCGCCCGGTTGAGGGCGCCAGGCGCGTGGATCACCCAGGGCACGGCGTTCCAGATCAGCGTGTCCCGCCGGGCGATCCCGGCCTCGGCCAGGAAGCGGAACAGGTTGGCGGCGGTGCCGGTCGGATTGTCGCGGGAGACGAAGCCGGTGCGGCCGATCGAGGGGCCCGGCGTCTCGAGCAGCAGGAGCAGCCGCGCCTCCACGCCGCCATCGAGCGGATCGGGATCGGGGACGGCCGCGCCCCGCTCGGCGGCGATCATGCGGGCGAAGGCGCGCAGCGGCCGGACATGCGGCGCGTCGGCCGTCGACCGGCGCGCCTGGAGAAGGGCGGGATCGCGCAGGCTCTTCGGCGCGTCAGGCGAAGCCGGCATCGCGCAGACCCGGCGGCACCCGGCCCTGCAAGCGGAAGCGTTCGACGCCGTTCTCAGCGGAAAGACGCGTGCGCAATCCGTCCGGCCCGCCGAACTGGAAGCCGATCTGCGACCCGTAGGCGGCGCAGGCCTCCGCCTTGCGGTGCTCGGCCTCCGAATCGAGGCGCACGACCTGCTCGGGCCAGTGCTCGAAGATCGACCTCAGCGGCTCTTTCGGCTCGGTGTTGCGCACCGTGTAGGGGAAGTCGCGCCACCACAGCACCGGCAGGGGCGGCTGCGCGGCGCGGAATGCGCGCACGACCTGCACGTGATCGACATGGCCGCCGACGGCCTGTGGCGCCAGGATCAGATCCGGCCCGGTATCGGCCACCAGCCGCTCGAAGGCGTCGGCGAGGTTGGCCCCGATCCGGTCGTCGGGGCGAAGTTCGGCGAACAATTCCGGCGCCGATGCGTAGCCGCGATGCGGCGCCTCCCGGAACGGCAGGTGGACCGGCTCTTCGATGCCGAGCGCACGGGCCGCCGCGCGATCCTCCTCGCGGCGCAGGGCCATGTAATCGACCTCCGGCCCCAGCCCCTTGTCGAGCTGACAGGCCAGAGCGAAGCCGCGCGGGTCCCGCACCGATGCCGTGAAGATCGTCGCTATGACGACCTGCCAGCCCTGCGCGGCAAGCCGCGCCAGCGTGCCGCCTGCCGAGAAAACCGCATCATCGAGATGCGGCGAGATGGCGAGTGCGGTACGCGTCACAGCAGGTGCGGCTCCTTGCGGAAGCGGCAATCGGCGTCGATCGGCAGCGTGTCCGGGACATCCGTGTGCGGGCGCTCCCCGGCGACCTGCGCATAGACATCCATGATCTGACGGCCGACGGCGGTCCAGGAATAGACCCGGCGGCACTCCTCCAATCCAACCTCGGCGAGACGCTGGCGCAAATCGTCGTCCTCCACCACCCGCCGAAGGGCGGCGGTGAGCGCCCGCACATCGCCGGGATTCACCAGCAATCCGTTCTCTTCGTCCCGCAGGCAATCCGAGACGCCGACGGAGTGGGTCGAGACCACCGCGAGCCCGGCGGCCATGGCCTCCAGAATCGTGTTCGAGAAGCCCTCCGCGTAGGTCGGCGAAACGAAGACGTCGGCCTCGCGGTAGAGGTCCGGCACGGTGTCATAGTCGGCGTAGCCGGTGAAGCGGACCTGCGCCGAGGTGAAGCCGATGGCGTCCGCTTTCGCGCGGGCGGACTCGACATCCGGTCCGATGCCGGAGATCGTCGCGTCGAACGGCACGCCGGCCTCCCAAAGCCGCTCCAGGGCGTCGAGGAAATCGAGCACGCCTTTCCGGCGGTCGACCCGGCCGTGGTAGAGCAGCCGCACCGGCTCCTCGTCCTCACGCTCGGCCTGGAAGCGTTCTCCTGGGGTGAAGCGGGCGGTATCGACGGCGCCGGGGACGATGGCGAAGCGAGTGGGATCGGAGCCGAGCCGGTCACACACCTCCTTCAGGAAGGATTGCCCGCCGATCAGCAGGGCGTTGGCATGGGCCAGCACCTCGACCATCGCGCGGCGATGCGTCTCGCAGCAGGAGCCGACCCAGTGGCCGTCGCCGCCCTGGATCGAGACGACCGTCGGCACGCCGAGCCGCTTGCCCGCCAGCAACACCGCCCAGCCGGTCGGGTAGCCATATTGCGCGTGCAGCACGTCGAACGGCTTCTTGGCGTGCTCGGCGCAGATCGTCGCGACGATCGTATCGATGTCACGCTCGAAATCCCCGCCCTCCTGCTCGCCCTGCTGTTCGAGGCCGATGACATGGACGCCGGGCACGGCGGGCGGCGGGCCGCCGCCATAGACGCGCGTGCCGAATTCGTCGCCGCGATATTGCGAGATCATCGTCACGTCGTGGCCGGCCCCCGCCACCTCGCGCAGAAGGTTCTGCGCATAGACGCTCATGCCGGAGATCGCCGGGAAGTAGCGGCGGCTGACGAAACAGATTCTCATGACGTGGGCAGCCCGGGCATCGCGGCTTCGCGCGGTGTGGTGTCCGGCATCGGAAGTCCGGGGCCGGGACGGCGGCAGGTGCGGAGATAATCGAGGGATTGGCCGACCATCACGTCGGCGCGGTGCGACTCGCGCGAAAGCTCCACGCAGACGAGTTTGCTGAAACCGATCGCGTCGAGCGCGTCCAGAACGGCAGGGACATCCATGTCGCCCTCGCCGAAGGGCAGATGGATGTGCTCGCCCCGCTTCATGTCCTCAATCGCCACGGTGCCGAGGCGCGGAGCGAATTCGTGCACGGCCGCGGCCGGATCGCGCTCCCCCGTGACGAGGCAGTGACCAGTGTCGAGGGCGAGCGAAAGGCCCGGCAGGTCGATCGCGGCAAAGTCATCGAGCGTCTCGATCAGCATGCCGGGTTCGGGTTCGAGGGCTGCGACGACGCCCTTCTCGGCGGCGAAGTCGGAGACCTCGCGCAGCCCCTCGGTCAGCCATCCCCGCGCCTCGCTGTGGTCGACGCCCGGCTTCGGCACGCCGGCCCAGAACGAGACGGCTTCGGAGTTCAGGATCTTTCCGATCTCGATCGCCCGCTTGAGGAAGCCGACGCGCCGTGCCCGGCCCGAAGCGTCGGCGGTGACGAGCGTCGGCTCGTGCTTGGCGGTCGGGTCGAGCAGGAAGCGGGCGCCGGTCTCGATCACCGAACCGAGTTCGAGCCGGTTCAGGAGGCTAGCAATGCGATCAGCCTCGATAACCCAATTCTCGGCGAAGGGGTCGAGATGGTGGATGTCGAGGGTGAGCGCGACGCCGTCATAGCCCGCATCCTTGATGAGGCGAATCGCATCCTCGATGCGGTGGTTGGCGGTGCCGTTGGTGTTGTAGGCAAAGCGCAAGCTCATGCGGGCCTCCGTTCGGCCCGGCGGCCCTGGCGTTCGTAGCGGAACGGCGCGTGGTGCGATTCCGGCTCGCGGTAGAGCGGATAATGCGAGCCGACGATCTGCTCGGCCAAGGCCACGTCGAAGAGCGGCTGGCCGCCGAGGCGCTCGATCGCCTCCGGCGTCAGGCGGACGGGCAGCAGCGTGTCGGTCGGCGTGCCGAAGCGGATCAGAGGGTGATCGCTTTCGATCAGCTTCTTCGCGTTGCGCTCGCCGATCCGGTAGTAGCTCATGGTCTCGACTTCGAGCCCTGGCACAATTGCCTTGACCACGCCGATCCCGCCGCCGGGCGGCGTGCAATCGACGTAGAGCACATCGAAGCCTGCCTCCTCCAGCCGGTCGCGGGCGATCTTTCCGCGAGCGTGACCGTCCGGGGCCGGTGTTGTCGGCAAGTCGGAAAACGCCTTGGTGCTGCGCTCGGAATAGACCGTGTTGCTCAGAACCCCACGCAGCTCGGCCGACGAGAGGTCGAGCCATGCGAGCATGGCCTGCAGCGCGCGGCTCTCCTCCAGATCGAGGCTCGGCAATGCCTTCTGGATGAAGGATTCGACATAGCCGGGCGGGGCCACCGTGTCGGCAAGCGCCAGCGGCCCGTGGCCGAAGGTTTTTCGGACGCGCGCCGCCTGAAACTCGAGAAGCGCCTTGCGCAAAGCCCGCTCGCGGTCCGGATCGCAGGCCTCGCCGCAGGCCGAGAGCGCGATCGGCGCGGGCGTCCGGGCCGGGTCCTCGTCGTAGCCGACGACGTAGAGGTTGGTGAGACCGAACTGATCGGTGGCGAATTTCGGCAGCGCCCGGATGCCGAGGCTTTCCAGCCGGTCGAGCATGCCGCGCGTCTCGGGGCCGATCCCGTCGAGATCGAGCATCACGCCCTGATCGAGGGCCCGGAACAACAGGCCGTTGCCGTCGCGCTGGAGCAGTTCGAGCAGACCGTGGCCCAGCGCAAAGTTCACGTCCGGCCCGGCGCCGAGGCCGTTCGTGATGAGGTTGGTGAAGGGCTGATAGCCCTCGCGCAGCTCGAAGTAGTCGGTCGCGGCGATATCGAGCGGCATCCACACCGACTCGCCGGTGCGGGCGCGGACCGCCTTAGTCCAATCGAGCGGGGTATCGCGGCCGACGGAGGAACCGGCGGGCAGGCACAAAGTCAGCGGATCGGCGACGGAGGATGCGCCGTAGACGCGCACGAGGTCGGCGTAGGAGACGGCCGCTTGGTTGTCGGCCTTGCGTGGCAGCAGGGCGACGGACGGCATCAGGTTCTCGGCGATCTCGGCCACCGCGCCGATCAGCGCTTCGTCGTCGGTGGCGCCGTAGCCGATGCCGGAAGGCATGGCGCCGACATAGAACGGATCATCGAGAAAGAGCGCCACGAACCAGACCGGGATGCCGGTGCGGTCGAGCCCCGCGAGATTGAAGCCGACGACCCGGCCCTCCGGCAGCACATCGAGATAGGCCTTCACGACATCGGGCAGCCGCGCGGGCAGCCCCTCGATCTTGCGCGGAGAGCCGCGGTGATAGGGGCGCGGCGCCGCCAGATTCGGGTGGTGGGCGCGGTCGTCCCGGTCGAGGGCGTCGGTCGCTGTCATCGTTACCCTGTTTGCGGCTCGCCGGAACTCACCCAACCCACGGCCTCATCCTGAGGTGCGAGGCGAAGCAGAGCCTCGAAGGATCCTCCAGTTCCCACGCGGTCGCTGGAGGATCCTTCGAGGCCGCTCGCGCGGCACCTCAGGATGAGGGCATGGGTTGGATGTGCCGGTCTCCTCCCAAATCTCGTCAGGCCGCGTCGCGGCCGGCCGGTTTGCCCGCCGCCGCGTAGGCGCGGGCGATCAGGCGCATGGTGTGCAGGTCGCGCTCGGCGTCCCAGGCGGTGCGCTCGTCCCGTTCGCGCAGGGCGCGGCCGAAGGCGCGCACCTGTTCGAGGAAGGGCGAGGCCGTCGTGTCGAAGGCGATGTCCTCGACCCGGCCATCCGCCCCGTTCGTGAAGGTGACGCTGCCGCCCGCGGTCTGGCCCATCGTGTCGGTCGCGGTGAGCATCCCACCGGTGCCAACCACCTCCAGCCGGCGGCGCGGCAGGGCGTCGGGGCAATTGTAGGCCACGTTGAGCTGGGCAAGCGCGCCCGAACCGGTGCGGCCGATCAGCAGGGCACCGTCATCGACGGCGTAATCCTGCGCACGGGCCTGGGTCATGGCCGCGATCTCGTCGATCGGCTCGCCGAGCAGGAAATCCACGAGGTCGATCCCGTGGGGCGCGAGGTCGATCAGCGCGCCGCCGCCCGCCTGGGTCGGATCGATGCGCCAGTTGTCCTGGCCCCGGAACGACGCCCAGGCCCGATCGAGCCAGCAGGCGTAGACGATGCGCACCGCCGTCACCGTGCCGAGCCGGCCCGCGCGGATGAGGTCGCGCATGGCACGGTGGCCGGGATGGTGGCGCTGGTCGAAGGCGGTGCCGTAGAACGCGCCGGACTTGCGCACCGCCGCCGCCATCGCTTCCGCATCGGCGAGAGAGGCGGCCATCGGCTTCTCGCACAGCACCGCCTTGCCGGCGGCACAGAGCGCTTCGACCGCGCCGCGATGGAGATGGTTCGGGGTGGCGACATAGACCGCCTCGACCTCGGGCTCGGCGATCAGCCCGGCGAGGTCGGCATGCGCCCGCGCGCCCTCGGCTTCCGCCGCCGCACGCGATGCCGCGCCGGGGTCGGCAACGGCGATCAGGCGGTGCCCCGCGGCGCGGATGCCGGGCGCCATGTAATCGCGGGCGACCCAGCCATAGCCGACGATGCCCCAGCCGACGCTTCCCACCATCACCAGCGCTCCGGCAGATCGACGTATTCGCGGCGGCGCACTCGCGCTGCGTCCGACGTGTTGGGCTTGCCGTTCCAGTCGATGGCCTCCGGGCCATCCGAATGCAGCGGATAAGTCGCCTGCGAGGCGTACTCAGCCTCGTAGCGCTCCGATGGCCAGCGAATGGCGAAGCCACCGTCCTCGGGCACGTAGAGCGGATTGAGGTGAAGCGCCGCGTCTGC from the Methylorubrum extorquens genome contains:
- a CDS encoding conserved protein of unknown function; DNA glycosylase domain; Uracil DNA glycosylase superfamily (Evidence 4 : Unknown function but conserved in other organisms) — its product is MPASPDAPKSLRDPALLQARRSTADAPHVRPLRAFARMIAAERGAAVPDPDPLDGGVEARLLLLLETPGPSIGRTGFVSRDNPTGTAANLFRFLAEAGIARRDTLIWNAVPWVIHAPGALNRAPRRAEASAAAPYFAPLLALLPRLAVVVPAGRFARQASAPLSALRPELPVVAIPHPSPTYVCTAPAVRDRILAGLAEAARHLAATP
- a CDS encoding conserved protein of unknown function; GlcNAc-PI de-N-acetylase domain (Evidence 4 : Unknown function but conserved in other organisms; PubMedId : 10094699, 10099135) yields the protein MTRTALAISPHLDDAVFSAGGTLARLAAQGWQVVIATIFTASVRDPRGFALACQLDKGLGPEVDYMALRREEDRAAARALGIEEPVHLPFREAPHRGYASAPELFAELRPDDRIGANLADAFERLVADTGPDLILAPQAVGGHVDHVQVVRAFRAAQPPLPVLWWRDFPYTVRNTEPKEPLRSIFEHWPEQVVRLDSEAEHRKAEACAAYGSQIGFQFGGPDGLRTRLSAENGVERFRLQGRVPPGLRDAGFA
- a CDS encoding putative glycosyl transferase (Evidence 3 : Putative function from multiple computational evidences; PubMedId : 10048024, 8631780; Product type e : enzyme), which produces MRICFVSRRYFPAISGMSVYAQNLLREVAGAGHDVTMISQYRGDEFGTRVYGGGPPPAVPGVHVIGLEQQGEQEGGDFERDIDTIVATICAEHAKKPFDVLHAQYGYPTGWAVLLAGKRLGVPTVVSIQGGDGHWVGSCCETHRRAMVEVLAHANALLIGGQSFLKEVCDRLGSDPTRFAIVPGAVDTARFTPGERFQAEREDEEPVRLLYHGRVDRRKGVLDFLDALERLWEAGVPFDATISGIGPDVESARAKADAIGFTSAQVRFTGYADYDTVPDLYREADVFVSPTYAEGFSNTILEAMAAGLAVVSTHSVGVSDCLRDEENGLLVNPGDVRALTAALRRVVEDDDLRQRLAEVGLEECRRVYSWTAVGRQIMDVYAQVAGERPHTDVPDTLPIDADCRFRKEPHLL
- a CDS encoding putative glycosyl isomerase/epimerase (Evidence 3 : Putative function from multiple computational evidences), coding for MSLRFAYNTNGTANHRIEDAIRLIKDAGYDGVALTLDIHHLDPFAENWVIEADRIASLLNRLELGSVIETGARFLLDPTAKHEPTLVTADASGRARRVGFLKRAIEIGKILNSEAVSFWAGVPKPGVDHSEARGWLTEGLREVSDFAAEKGVVAALEPEPGMLIETLDDFAAIDLPGLSLALDTGHCLVTGERDPAAAVHEFAPRLGTVAIEDMKRGEHIHLPFGEGDMDVPAVLDALDAIGFSKLVCVELSRESHRADVMVGQSLDYLRTCRRPGPGLPMPDTTPREAAMPGLPTS
- a CDS encoding conserved protein of unknown function (Evidence 4 : Unknown function but conserved in other organisms), whose translation is MTATDALDRDDRAHHPNLAAPRPYHRGSPRKIEGLPARLPDVVKAYLDVLPEGRVVGFNLAGLDRTGIPVWFVALFLDDPFYVGAMPSGIGYGATDDEALIGAVAEIAENLMPSVALLPRKADNQAAVSYADLVRVYGASSVADPLTLCLPAGSSVGRDTPLDWTKAVRARTGESVWMPLDIAATDYFELREGYQPFTNLITNGLGAGPDVNFALGHGLLELLQRDGNGLLFRALDQGVMLDLDGIGPETRGMLDRLESLGIRALPKFATDQFGLTNLYVVGYDEDPARTPAPIALSACGEACDPDRERALRKALLEFQAARVRKTFGHGPLALADTVAPPGYVESFIQKALPSLDLEESRALQAMLAWLDLSSAELRGVLSNTVYSERSTKAFSDLPTTPAPDGHARGKIARDRLEEAGFDVLYVDCTPPGGGIGVVKAIVPGLEVETMSYYRIGERNAKKLIESDHPLIRFGTPTDTLLPVRLTPEAIERLGGQPLFDVALAEQIVGSHYPLYREPESHHAPFRYERQGRRAERRPA
- a CDS encoding putative oxidoreductase (Evidence 3 : Putative function from multiple computational evidences; Product type e : enzyme), coding for MVGSVGWGIVGYGWVARDYMAPGIRAAGHRLIAVADPGAASRAAAEAEGARAHADLAGLIAEPEVEAVYVATPNHLHRGAVEALCAAGKAVLCEKPMAASLADAEAMAAAVRKSGAFYGTAFDQRHHPGHRAMRDLIRAGRLGTVTAVRIVYACWLDRAWASFRGQDNWRIDPTQAGGGALIDLAPHGIDLVDFLLGEPIDEIAAMTQARAQDYAVDDGALLIGRTGSGALAQLNVAYNCPDALPRRRLEVVGTGGMLTATDTMGQTAGGSVTFTNGADGRVEDIAFDTTASPFLEQVRAFGRALRERDERTAWDAERDLHTMRLIARAYAAAGKPAGRDAA